The Deinococcus reticulitermitis sequence GGGTGAGGAGGAAGGCCTCGGGCTCGCCGAGTTCGTCGCCCAGCGCCGCGATCGGCACCCGGCTGAGCGACACGCCGTCCTCGCGCAGCGCGAGCTGGGCCTGCACGTAGGCGAGCGCGCGCAGGTCGCGCACGAAGTCGCGCTGCAAATCGAGTTCGACGGCGCGGTATACGCTCAGCCCCAGCCCCACCCCGAGCAGGGCGAGCACCGCCGCGAGGCTCAGGGTCAGGCGCCAGACGAGGGGCATCGGAAGGGGAAGCCTCAGGCCCCCGCAGGAGCGCGCAGCAGGTAGCCCATGCCGCGCACGGTGTGGATGAGTGGCTCGGGGAAAGGCTTGTCCACCTTGGCGCGCAGGTAGCTCACGTACACGTCCACGATGTTGCCGCCCAGCGCCGAGTCGTCCTGCCACACCGCCTCCACGATCCGGGTGCGCGAGAGCACCTGCCCCGCGTGGCGCATCAGGCATTCGAGCAGCGCGTACTCGCGGGCCGAGAGGTCGAGCCGCTGGCCCGCGCGCTCGGCCCGCTTGCTCACGGGGTCGAGGCTGAGGTCGCCCACCGTGAGCCGCGCCTCGCCGCCCTGACCGCGCCGCAGCAGCGAGCGCAGCCGGGCGAGCAGTTCCTCAAACTCGAAGGGCTTGGTGAGGTAGTCGTCGGCGCCCGCGTCGAGTCCGGCCACCTTGTCGCGCAGGGTGTCGCGCGCCGTGAGCAGCAGGATGCCCGCCGTGACCCCGGCCCGGCGCATCGCCGCGCAGGCCGACACCCCGTCGCGCCGAGGCAGCATCACGTCGAGCACCACGAGGTCGTACTCGCCCAGGGCCGCGCGCTCCACCGCTTCCTCACCGTCGGCGCAGGTGTCCACCGCGTAGCCCTCCTCGGCGAGCCCGCGCACGAGCACGCCCGAGAGCCGGGCATTGTCTTCCACCACCAGGACGCGCATAGGGCCAGTCTAATAAGGTCAGTGGAGAGGCACCAAGAAAAACTCCCCCAGGGCCGCAAGCCCCAGGGAAGACAGAGGTGGGGCTCAGAAGCTCCGGCACTGGTCTTCTTTGTTGCCGTCCACGCGGTTGCCGCCGCCCGCGATGTTCACGTTGCCCTGGCACTGGAGGTTGCCGCCGACCACGTTGGAGTACACCCGGGCGCTGGTGCGGTTCTTCTCGAGCTGGATGTCGCCGTTCACGCGCACGCTGCGTACCGAAATCGGGCCACCCTCCTTGAGCTGGATGCTGCCGCCCACGCTGCCGCCCGAGACGGTCACCGAGCGGAAGCCCTCGGACTGGACGTTGCCCCCGATGCGAGCCGACTGGGTGATCAGGGTGCCGCCGCGCTCCACCTTCACGTCGCCGTCCACGCGGGTGCCGCTCAGGGTGCAGGTGGCGCCGGAGGGCACGACCACCGTGCCGTCAATCGAGCGCGCGCCGATGGTGCCCCGGCAGGTCACGTCGTCGGCGGAAGCCGTCGAGAGGGTGGCGAAGGGGAGGACGAGCAGGGCCGACAGAAGAATCTTTTTCATGGCCGCAGCTTAGATTCCCTGCTCCCTGGCAAGATTGGCCGAAAATTGGACGCTTCTAATCGAGGGGAGGGGTCGGCGAAGAGAGGGAGGCCCGCGAAATGGAAGCCCTTCCAGCGCTCGGCGCCGTATGCTGTGGCCTGTGTTGCCCCCCGAGTTCACGGCCCAGTTTCCCGATCTGAGGACGGCGTTCGACGACGACCGGGACGCCGATACTTTCCTGCTGCGGCTCGACCGCTACGGCCCCGAACTGCTCGCCAACCTGCGGGCGGTGTACAGCGAGCGGGCGTCGGCGCTGCTGAGCGAACTCCTCGAGGTGATGCTGCACGCCTACCACGCCCGCCCCGCCGACCTGCGCCGGCTCGACGAGGCCCGGCTGCTGCGGCCCGACTGGCTCCAGGGGCCGGAGGTGCTCGGGTACGTCGCCTATGCCGACCGCTTCGCCGGCACGCTGCGCGGGGTGGCCGAGCACTTGGACTACCTCAGCGACCTCGGCGTGACCTACCTGCACCTGATGCCGCTGCTGCGCCCGCGTGAGGGCGAGAACGACGGCGGCTACGCGGTGGCCGACTACCGCGCGGTGAGGGCCGACCTCGGCACCATTGGCGACCTCTCGGCGCTGGCCCGCGAGCTGCGCGGGCGCGGCATCAGCCTGGAACTCGATCTCGTGCTCAACCACGTCGCGCAGGAGCACGAGTGGGCCGTGCGGGCGCGGGCCGGGGAAGCGACGTACCGCGACTATTTCCACGTCTTTCCCGACCGCACGCAGCCCGACGCCTTCGAGCGGACGCTCCCCGAGGTCTTTCCCGACTTCGCGCCGGGCAATTTCACCTGGAACGAGGAGCTTCGGGGCTGGGTCTGGACCACGTTCAACCGCTACCAGTGGGACGTGAACTGGGCCAATCCGGCGGTCTTCCGCGAGTACCTCGACCTGATCCTGTACCTCGCCAACCGGGGCGTGGAGGTGTTCCGGCTCGACGCGATTGCCTTTCTCTGGAAGCGGCTCGGCACCGACTGCCAGAACCAGCCGGAGGTGCATCAGCTCACCCACGCGCTGCGGGCGGCGGTGCGGATCGTGGCGCCCGCCGTCGCGTTCAAGGCGGAAGCCATCGTGGGGCCGGGCGACCTGATTCGCTACCTCGGCACCGGCGAGCACCACGGGCAGGTTTCGGACCTCGCCTACCACAACTCGCTGATGGTGCAGCTCTGGAGCAGCCTCGCCTCGCGCGACACCCGGCTGTTCGCGCAGTCGCTCGCCGCCTTTCCCCCCAAGCCGACGAACACGACCTGGGCCACCTACGTCCGCTGCCACGACGACATCGGCTGGGCGATCAGCGACGAGGACGCCCGCGCGGTGGGCCTGAGCGGTCCGGCGCACCGGCAGTTTCTCTCGGACTTCTACAGCGGCGAGTTTCCGGGGTCGTTCGCGCGCGGCCTCGTCTTTCAGCACAACCCCCTGACCGGCGACCGGCGCATCAGCGGCGCGGCAGCGAGCCTCGCGGGCCTTGAAGACGCCCTGGAGCGCGGCGACCCGGCGCGGGTGGACGACGCGGTAGGCCGGCTGCTGCTGCTGCACGCGG is a genomic window containing:
- a CDS encoding response regulator transcription factor yields the protein MRVLVVEDNARLSGVLVRGLAEEGYAVDTCADGEEAVERAALGEYDLVVLDVMLPRRDGVSACAAMRRAGVTAGILLLTARDTLRDKVAGLDAGADDYLTKPFEFEELLARLRSLLRRGQGGEARLTVGDLSLDPVSKRAERAGQRLDLSAREYALLECLMRHAGQVLSRTRIVEAVWQDDSALGGNIVDVYVSYLRAKVDKPFPEPLIHTVRGMGYLLRAPAGA
- a CDS encoding alpha-amylase family protein, which produces MLWPVLPPEFTAQFPDLRTAFDDDRDADTFLLRLDRYGPELLANLRAVYSERASALLSELLEVMLHAYHARPADLRRLDEARLLRPDWLQGPEVLGYVAYADRFAGTLRGVAEHLDYLSDLGVTYLHLMPLLRPREGENDGGYAVADYRAVRADLGTIGDLSALARELRGRGISLELDLVLNHVAQEHEWAVRARAGEATYRDYFHVFPDRTQPDAFERTLPEVFPDFAPGNFTWNEELRGWVWTTFNRYQWDVNWANPAVFREYLDLILYLANRGVEVFRLDAIAFLWKRLGTDCQNQPEVHQLTHALRAAVRIVAPAVAFKAEAIVGPGDLIRYLGTGEHHGQVSDLAYHNSLMVQLWSSLASRDTRLFAQSLAAFPPKPTNTTWATYVRCHDDIGWAISDEDARAVGLSGPAHRQFLSDFYSGEFPGSFARGLVFQHNPLTGDRRISGAAASLAGLEDALERGDPARVDDAVGRLLLLHAVMLGFGGVPLLYMGDELALLNDYAYGDTPEHAADNRWVHRPRMDWAAAQAVQTDPESPAGRVNAGLRRLLGARRTTPQLHASVESRPLPSPDPCVLLLGREHPLGALVQVYNFSEHRIQLPSYVLRDQLGEGAQDRLSGSALSLTRPTVTLEPYRALWLVSRDD